GGGATTCTGATGGGGCAGATGGCCGACGGGCAGCTGGACGGCTACAAAAGCTTCGTCGACCAATGCCTCGCCGAATACGACCTCGACGGCTGGACCGTCCCCGACCTCTCCTCCTTCGAGAACATCGGCCGACAGGCCCGCAACCTCCTCTCCTGAGCGGTTGTCGAAGGCCGTCGCCCGGTTCTCACCGGGCGCGGTGCGCGAAGGTCAGGGCACGCGGGGTTCACCGCCGGCCCGCTTGTACGCCAGGGTCACGCCATCGAAGACGGGGAGCATGCTCAGCTCGACCCGCTCGTCGTCGCGCAGCGCGAGGTTCAGCGCGCGCAACGCGTCCGTGTCCGAGTCGCTGACGTCGCTGCGCGCCACCCGGCCCGACCAGAGGGTGTTGTCCAGCACCACCAGTCCGCCGGGGCGGAGCAGTTCGAGGCAGCGCTCGTAGTAGTCGGCGTAGTTGTTCTTGTTGGCGTCGATGAAGGCGAGGTCGAAGGTGCCCGCCGCACCGCCGGCCAGCAGCGCGTCCAAGGTCTCGAGTGCGGGCCGCAGCTCGAGCCGGATACGATCGGTGACACCTGCCCGGTCCCAGTACGGGCGACCGATCTCAGCCCATTCGGAGCTGACGTCGCACGTGACGATCCGCCCGTCCGCCGGAAGCGCGCGGGCCATCAGGAGCGTGCTGTACCCGGTGAACGTCCCAATCTCGACGATGTTCTTCGCGGAGATCAGCCCGACCAGGAAGCCGAGCAGCTGCCCCTCCGCGGGTGGGGCGCACATGCCGTGCGCGAGCAGCTCCATGGTGGCCATCCGCAGCCCGTGCGCGATGTCGTCCTCGCGAAGCGACACGTCCACCACGTACTGCTCGAT
The nucleotide sequence above comes from Plantactinospora soyae. Encoded proteins:
- a CDS encoding O-methyltransferase encodes the protein MATGELGVIEQYVVDVSLREDDIAHGLRMATMELLAHGMCAPPAEGQLLGFLVGLISAKNIVEIGTFTGYSTLLMARALPADGRIVTCDVSSEWAEIGRPYWDRAGVTDRIRLELRPALETLDALLAGGAAGTFDLAFIDANKNNYADYYERCLELLRPGGLVVLDNTLWSGRVARSDVSDSDTDALRALNLALRDDERVELSMLPVFDGVTLAYKRAGGEPRVP